A region from the Linepithema humile isolate Giens D197 chromosome 1, Lhum_UNIL_v1.0, whole genome shotgun sequence genome encodes:
- the nej gene encoding histone lysine acetyltransferase CREBBP isoform X10, translated as MADHLVDGPPPKRPKLDPFQGPSDSTVGMAPLMMHHAYTNYGGGGSNIQQIQGPPQQLHLQQHQMQQWNNSLQKRNYITNPDTMFDIENDLPDDLLSSGSWGSATESTKPPATGPGPGQQNGALDSELRQHVQQQQLSHHLIQQQVCVKGNKNLVANSLVMAAGTLGNKSPNMQSPPNVSVSKGVVDPQMVVSLGNLPSSIASSLANNQMSIANSMGSLQSSMSMAGSNPAMSMPGGMNSGLVMTSTASGNNNMGGMAGGSLIVTNSLNKQPLNTVTMMGPNTQAIHHPSGPQGVTQMQNGPGMMNTRAVAMQQQQQAHMVGPARGQSPHQQVHQVGIVGPNQGPRMQGPPNMANMPNMGQIGASSPYGYGNPSSGGPGPGVTVCANNPIGVVKPQQKGVGTNMTAMQAAAASRFTGTAGPIGTPNVVGGQEGGTATQQAQPSAPSPAQPQSGAPTGGQPGPQQATQGQMTGTGAPTGPTKSTPDPEKCRLIQQQLVLLLHAHKCQRRENAQANGEIRQCNLPDCKTMKNVLNHMTSCQAGKNCTVAHCSMSRQIISHWKHCNRGDCPVCLPIKQANKNRTNSVQVSAIQPNNQPNPSPSEMRRAYDALGIQCPTTTPGLLPGQGVGRGVRMPAPGMAGPPGTLGNVRLPQPQTQTASGQSVVGAGQQVVAPNVSLPLNSDPSTVGVAGNQTAPTTGSTSAAAAAAANIQQSVNMQTLFGLNESGQPSVIGAENRLANLQLPPGCVPPGQVTAQPVQGTKEWHLSVTPDLRNHLVHKLVQAIFPTPDPQAMLDKRMHNLVAYARKVEGDMYEMANSRSEYYHLLAEKIYKIQKELDEKRQKRKEQQQLQQAQQQQQQPQPPQPAGTSGPGLRPCAPPNVGAVLPGSSKPVGTVPPTLRSHSPSMGQLGTIPAMAIQQHSRMQFPQQQQAQQQQQAQQQQQQQQQVQAQQQIQQQQQQQQQQGILVGPPGPSPNGQSTSNTNMVPNPGLSPFGQPQMSQANLTTTTASNNAMTSQFSTSNGTATGLPNTSPIQNQHQFPDLMKVRLAQAQVQAAQQQQQQQQQQQQQQQQQQQQQQQSQNQQSQPASTPSQVGTPVSSIPQAPSPFSGMQQPSAQQQQQQQPPNQQFPTRPLSASTPNDNGIAASTPQTIPPPASSGPSPTGSVSATTTGTTNGPQSTTSTPNTPLVPSLMTPNQTVSSASNQTPPHSGPTPSPAGLASLGKGMTSQERAALNTPRNTSMSSQMAAITAALDRDNSPSPPMSNNKGKLDSIKEEVTIKMEIKQEPEEPQNHRMDGGKSVNNEIIIKTEPKTEPMEEGSNEAIVKEEPASIKEESMTPVSSQDASASDIKPMVPEPIQPSGTSTDKKKCLFKPDELRQALMPTLEKLYRQDPESIPFRQPVDPQALGIPDYPTIVKKPMDLSTIKKKLDTEKYSDPWEYVDDVWMMFDNAWLYNRKTSRVYRYCTKLSEVFEQEIDPVMQALGYCCGRKYTFNPQVLCCYGKQLCTIPRDAKYYSYQNSSLKGIGLLSDRYTFCQKCFNDIPGDTVTLGDDPTQPQTAIKKEQFQEMKNDHLELEPFVTCTDCGRRVHQICVLHMETIWPLGFTCDNCLKKKGQKRKENKFNAKRLPVTKLGTYIETRVNNFLKKKEAGAGEVAIRVVASSDKVVEVKPGMRSRFVENGDMPGEFPYRAKALFAFEEVDGTDVCFFGMHVQEYGSECTPPNTRRVYIAYLDSVHFFRPRQFRTAVYHEILLGYLDYAKQLGYTMAHIWACPPSEGDDYIFHCHPAEQKIPKPKRLQEWYKKMLDKGMVERIVLDYKDILKQAMEDRLSSAADLPYFEGDFWPNVLEESIKELDQEEEEKRKQAEAAEAAAAAANAIFSLSEDSETPDGKKKGQKKAKKSNKSKANQRKNSKKSNTPQTGNDLSAKIFATMEKHKEVFFVIRLHSAQSAASLAPIQDPDPVINCDLMDGRDAFLTMARERHYEFSSLRRAKFSSMSMLYELHNQGQDKFVYTCNNCKSHVETRYHCTVCDDFDLCVSCKDKDGHPHPMEKLGFDLDDGSSPADAKQTNPQEARKLSIQRCIQSLVHACQCRDANCRLPSCQKMKRVVMHTKNCKRKTNGGCPICKQLIALCCYHAKHCQETKCLVPFCSNIKHKIKQQQLQQRLQQAQLLRRRMAVMNTRPTGPVAAMQAGQQTSNVAMATGVAMKPGVSTSNLPSPHQPGIGLKPGTQTPPAHVLQVVKQVQEEAARQQAPHVGYGKVTPGAGVGVGVGVGQTGGVMPPPQMQRPLPVQMPNPGGTHLIPMDQWTPSRYQPNAVMQQNPNLARQQTPQQLMQQQQQHQAQPGMGMSAQMPRQPGVIGPVGQVGPQPNMQKHALQQLMQTLRSPQSTEQQAQILQILKSNPPLMAAFIKQRALVHQQQPGQHGGGVGGPLGPNQPQQQQQPGLQHMMSQQQQPQQQQQQQQPQQQGRLQIQTMLTPQAQQQQQPVQQQTQWYKQQMLVQQMQRQQQAQQQQQQQQQQQQQQQQQQQQQQQQQQQQQQQQQQQQQPFTQPPAPPYGQQRPIRPSLLGNYIPRNSVEGHVLRSILSKQQRLQNSFPGYGGFNEQGYGQPGLKPTPPPVPSPQGVMGPPGISVQQQLMQSVRSPPPIRSPQPNPSPRPVPSPRNQPVPSPRSGPVPSPHHHPPHGTPTHSPAHELGGGPSEMMLSQLSGGAGAPTGHPAAMPHHPSPAPAPTNGGADANEVTPMTPQDQLSKFVEGL; from the exons ATGGCCGACCACCTGGTGGACGGCCCTCCGCCGAAGCGGCCGAAACTCGATCCGTTTCAGGGGCCATCAGACTCGACGG TGGGTATGGCGCCTTTAATGATGCACCATGCTTATACGAACTACGGGGGAGGTGGCAGTAACATTCAACAAATACAGGGTCCACCGCAGCAGCTACATCTGCAACAGCATCAGATGCAACAGTGGAACAACTCGCTCCAAAAACGAA ATTACATAACAAACCCAGACACAATgtttgatattgaaaatgatCTTCCTGATGACTTGCTGTCGTCTGGATCTTGGGGTTCCGCGACCGAGAGTACCAAGCCACCGGCAACCGGTCCAGGTCCAGGGCAGCAAAACGGTGCTCTCGACTCGGAACTCAGGCAACATGTACAGCAACAACAACTCTCTCATCATCTCATTCAGCAGCAGGTATGCGTCAAG GGCAACAAAAACTTGGTGGCGAATTCCTTGGTAATGGCTGCCGGAACATTGGGGAACAAAAGTCCGAATATGCAATCTCCGCCGAATGTTTCCGTCTCCAAAGGGGTGGTCGATCCGCAGATGGTCGTGAGTCTCGGTAATCTGCCGAGCAGTATAGCTAGTTCGTTGGCGAACAATCAAATGTCTATCGCGAATTCGATGGGCAGTTTGCAATCATCCATGAGCATGGCCGGAAGTAACCCCGCGATGTCCATGCCGGGCGGCATGAATTCCGGCTTAGTGATGACTAGTACTGCCAGCGGGAACAATAATATGGGCGGCATGGCTGGGGGAAGCTTAATAGTAACCAACAGTTTGAACAAACAACCTTTAAATACA GTAACCATGATGGGCCCTAATACTCAAGCGATACATCATCCTAGCGGACCTCAGGGGGTCACGCAAATGCAAAATGGTCCCGGGATGATGAACACGAGGGCTGTGGCGatgcagcagcaacaacaggcGCATATGGTCGGCCCGGCGAGAGGGCAGAGTCCTCATCAACAAGTCCATCAAGTTGGCATTGTCGGGCCGAATCAAGGCCCGCGAATGCAGGGTCCACCTAATATGGCGAATATGCCAAACATGGGGCAAATAGGTGCATCGAGTCCGTACGGATATG gTAATCCAAGTTCTGGTGGACCAGGACCAGGAGTAACTGTATGCGCCAATAATCCCATAGGTGTTGTCAAGCCGCAACAGAAAGGAGTGGGGACGAATATGACCGCCATGCAAGCAGCTGCTGCCAGTAGATTCACCGGAACCGCCGGTCCGATCGGCACCCCAAACGTCGTCGGTGGTCAAGAGGGTGGAACAGCGACGCAACAGGCGCAGCCATCCGCGCCGAGTCCGGCTCAACCTCAATCTGGAGCGCCGACCGGAGGACAGCCCGGTCCACAACAAGCTACTCAAGGGCAGATGACTGGCACTGGTGCTCCGACAG GACCTACGAAATCCACGCCTGATCCCGAAAAATGCAGACTTATTCAGCAACAATTGGTATTACTTTTACACGCTCATAAGTGTCAACGGCGCGAGAACGCGCAAGCGAACGGCGAGATACGACAATGCAACTTACCAGACtgtaaaacaatgaaaaatgttttgaatcACATGACGAGCTGTCAAGCCGGCAAAAATTGTACTGTTGCACACTGTAGCATGTCCAGGCAGATCATTAGCCATTGGAAGCATTGTAATCGAGGCGATTGTCCGGTCTGCTTGCCGATAAAACAAGCGAACAAAAACAGGACTAACTCTGTACAAG TTTCTGCAATTCAACCAAATAATCAGCCAAATCCAAGTCCATCTGAGATGAGAAGGGCTTATGATGCTTTAGGTATTCAGTGTCCGACAACAACACCGGGACTCCTGCCCGGCCAAGGCGTTGGCAGAGGCGTTAGAATGCCAGCGCCTGGCATGGCAGGTCCCCCAGGGACGCTGGGCAATGTTAGATTACCGCAACCTCAAACACAAA CTGCGTCTGGACAGTCCGTAGTCGGTGCTGGGCAACAAGTAGTCGCTCCAAACGTATCTCTTCCTTTAAATTCCGATCCTAGTACGGTCGGGGTAGCCGGCAATCAGACGGCACCGACGACCGGATCCACGTCCGCCGCGGCGGCCGCCGCCGCTAATATACAGCAGTCCGTCAATATGCAAACGTTATTCGGATTAAACGAATCTGGACAACCGAGCGTGATAGGCGCGGAGAATAGATTAGCGAATTTGCAGCTTCCACCTGGTTGTGTTCCGCCTGGTCAGGTGACGGCTCAGCCAGTGCAAGGAACAAAGGAGTGGCATCTGTCCGTTACTCCGGATCTCAGGAATCACCTCGTTCATAAATT GGTCCAAGCGATATTCCCAACTCCCGATCCGCAAGCCATGCTCGATAAAAGAATGCACAACTTGGTTGCATACGCGAGAAAAGTGGAGGGTGATATGTATGAAATGGCTAATTCGCGTTCGgaatattatcatttattagcCGAAAAGATTTATAAGATTCAGAAGGAACTCG ATGAGAAACGACAAAAACGGAAGGAACAGCAACAATTGCAACAAgcgcaacagcagcagcaacaaccaCAACCGCCACAACCAGCAGGCACATCCGGTCCTGGATTAAGGCCATGCGCACCTCCCAATGTTGGAGCTGTTTTACCAGGGTCATCGAAACCCGTCGGAACAGTACCACCTACTCTACGGAGTCATTCGCCAAGTATGGGTCAACTCGGAACGATACCAGCGATGGCCATTCAACAACACAGCAGAATGCAGTTTCCTCAGCAACAACAAgctcagcagcagcagcaagctcaacagcagcaacagcagcagcagcaagtTCAAGCTCAGCAGCAGatacaacagcagcagcagcaacaacaacagcaaGGCATCTTAGTGGGTCCTCCCGGTCCCAGTCCGAATGGACAGTCTACATCCAACACTAATATGGTACCGAATCCCGGCCTCAGCCCATTCGGACAGCCTCAGATGTCTCAGGCTAATCTCACGACCACCACCGCGTCCAACAATGCGATGACTAGTCAATTCTCGACGTCCAACGGTACGGCCACCGGTTTACCCAACACCTCTCCCATCCAAAATCAGCATCAATTCCCCGACCTGATGAAGGTCCGATTGGCACAAGCTCAGGTTCAGGCTGcgcaacagcaacaacagcaacagcagcagcagcaacaacaacagcagcaacaacaacaacaacaacaacaatcGCAGAATCAGCAGTCGCAACCAGCGAGCACTCCGAGTCAGGTCGGCACTCCGGTATCGTCGATCCCGCAAGCACCGTCGCCGTTCAGCGGCATGCAGCAACCAAGCgcgcaacagcagcagcaacaacagccgCCGAATCAGCAGTTCCCCACGCGACCATTGTCAGCCTCGACGCCCAATGACAACGGCATTGCCGCGTCGACGCCGCAAACGATACCGCCGCCTGCGTCAAGCGGACCGAGTCCAACGGGCAGTGTAtccgcgacgacgacgggaaCGACGAACGGACCTCAGTCGACCACCTCCACGCCGAACACGCCGCTCGTACCATCGCTAATGACACCGAATCAGACGGTATCGTCCGCGTCCAACCAAACGCCGCCGCATTCGGGCCCCACCCCGTCCCCGGCCGGTCTCGCGAGTCTCGGCAAAGGTATGACCTCGCAAGAACGGGCGGCGTTGAATACTCCGCGCAACACATCCATGTCCTCGCAGATGGCCGCCATCACGGCGGCATTGGATCGTGATAACTCTCCGAGTCCACCGATGAGCAACAACAAGGGCAAATTGGACTCCATTAAAGAGGAGGTCACCATAAAAATGGAGATCAAGCAGGAGCCGGAGGAGCCGCAGAATCATCGAATGGACGGCGGTAAGAGCGTGAATAACGAGATCATCATTAAGACCGAGCCGAAGACCGAGCCGATGGAGGAAGGTTCGAATGAGGCGATCGTGAAGGAAGAGCCTGCTAGCATCAAGGAGGAGAGTATGACGCCGGTGTCCAGTCAAGACGCGTCCGCGTCCGATATCAAGCCGATGGTGCCAGAACCGATacagccgagcggcacgtccACCGACAAGAAGAAGTGCTTGTTCAAACCGGACGAATTGCGTCAGGCGTTGATGCCGACGTTGGAGAAGCTATACCGACAGGATCCCGAGTCCATACCGTTTCGGCAACCCGTGGATCCCCAAGCGCTGGGTATACCGGATTATCCGACCATCGTGAAGAAGCCGATGGATCTGTCGACGATCAAGAAGAAACTCGACACGGAAAAGTACAGCGATCCGTGGGAGTACGTTGACGACGTGTGGATGATGTTCGACAACGCTTGGCTCTACAACCGCAAGACTTCTCGAGTCTACAGATACTGCACCAAG CTTTCGGAAGTGTTCGAGCAAGAGATAGATCCTGTAATGCAGGCTTTGGGATATTGTTGCGGCAGGAAGTACACGTTCAATCCGCAGGTGCTCTGCTGTTACGGCAAGCAGCTTTGCACGATACCCAGGGATGCGAAATATTATTCGTACCAGAACAG CAGTCTAAAGGGAATTGGTCTTCTGTCCGACAGATACACCTTCTGTCAGAAATGTTTCAACGACATTCCTGGTGACACAGTGACGTTGGGAGATGATCCAACACAGCCTCAAAC TGCCATCAAAAAGGAACAGTTCCAAGAGATGAAGAATGACCATTTAGAATTGGAACCTTTTGTAACCTGTACAGACTGTGGTAGGAGAGTGCACCAAATTTGTGTGCTCCATATGGAAACCATCTGGCCCTTAgg atttACCTGTGATAattgtttgaagaaaaagggaCAGAAACGcaaagagaataaatttaacgCCAAACGATTGCCCGTGACGAAGCTCGGCACATATATCGAGACGCGCGTGAATAATTTCCTAAAGAAAAAGGAAGCGGGCGCCGGTGAGGTAGCTATTAGAGTGGTCGCGTCCAGCGACAAAGTGGTCGAGGTTAAACCCGGCATGCGAAGTAGATTTGTTGAGAACGGCGACATGCCCGGCGAATTTCCTTACCGCGCGAAAGCGTTGTTTGCATTTGAGGAGGTCGACGGCACCGACGTCTGTTTTTTCGGCATGCATGTGCAAGAATACGGAAGCGAGTGCACACCGCCGAACACCAGACGGGTTTACATCGCATATTTGGACTCGGTCCACTTCTTCCGGCCTAGACAATTCCGAACGGCTGTGTATCATGAGATTCTTCTCGGATATCTCGATTATGCGAAGCAACTTGG ATATACGATGGCTCACATTTGGGCGTGTCCACCTTCCGAAGGTGACGATTATATCTTCCACTGCCATCCCGCAGAACAAAAAATACCAAAGCCTAAACGATTGCAGGAATGGTATAAGAAGATGCTGGACAAGGGAATGGTTGAGAGAATCGTTCTCGACTATAAG GATATCTTAAAACAAGCTATGGAAGATAGGCTTTCGTCTGCGGCGGACTTGCCATATTTTGAAGGCGATTTCTGGCCCAACGTTCTGGAGGAAAGTATTAAAGAATTAGAtcaggaagaggaagagaagcGCAAACAAGCTGAAGCAGCAGAAGCCGCTGCTGCAGCAGCAAATGCG ATTTTTTCGCTCTCCGAGGATTCGGAAACTCCAGACGGTAAAAAGAAAGGTCAGAAGAAGGCGAAGAAATCCAACAAGTCCAAAGCGAATCAAAGGAAGAATAGCAAGAAATCGAATACTCCTCAAACCGGCAACGATCTGTCTGCCAAAATCTTTGCGACTATGGAAAAGCACAAAGAAGTATTTTTCGTCATCAGGCTACATAGCGCGCAAAGTGCAGCCAGTTTAGCG CCGATCCAAGACCCCGATCCTGTTATCAATTGTGATCTCATGGATGGCCGTGACGCTTTCCTGACGATGGCTAGAGAAAGGCATTACGAGTTTTCATCACTTAGAAGGGCGAAATTCAGTTCCATGTCCATGCTTTATGAATTACACAATCAAGGCCAAGACAAGTTTGTTTACACTTGCAATAACTGCAAAAGCCATGTGGAGACCAGATACCATTGTACAGTTTGTGAT GATTTCGATTTATGTGTAAGTTGTAAAGATAAAGATGGTCATCCGCATCCTATGGAGAAACTTGGCTTTGATTTGGATGATGGTTCGTCACCGGCTGACGCCAAACAAACGAATCCACAG GAGGCCCGAAAACTGTCGATACAGAGATGCATTCAATCGTTGGTGCATGCATGTCAATGCAGAGACGCGAATTGTCGTCTGCCTAGCTGTCAGAAGATGAAGCGAGTGGTGATGCATACGAAGAACTGTAAGAGAAAGACCAATGGTGGCTGCCCGATATGTAAACAATTGATTGCTCTCTGCTGCTATCACGCGAAACACTGCCAAGAGACCAAGTGTCTTGTTCCGTTCTGCTCCAACATCAAACATAAGATAAAACAGCAGCAATTGCAACAACGACTGCAGCAGGCACAACTACTCAG GAGGCGAATGGCTGTGATGAACACGAGGCCGACCGGACCTGTGGCCGCAATGCAGGCCGGCCAACAAACCTCGAATGTCGCCATGGCGACCGGAGTTGCCATGAAACCGGGCGTCAGTACCTCGAATCTACCGTCGCCGCATCAACCGGGTATTGGGTTGAAGCCCGGTACGCAAACGCCTCCCGCTCATGTGTTGCAGGTTGTAAAGCAGGTTCAGGAAGAGGCAGCGAGGCAGCAAGCGCCGCACGTTGGCTACGGCAAAGTGACGCCGGGCGCCGGAGTCGGCGTGGGCGTCGGTGTCGGTCAAACCGGCGGCGTTATGCCACCACCGCAGATGCAACGACCATTACCGGTGCAGATGCCGAATCCTGGTGGGACGCATCTCATTCCGATGGATCAGTGGACACCGAG CAGGTACCAGCCGAACGCGGTGATGCAACAAAATCCGAACTTAGCGCGGCAGCAAACGCCGCAACAATTGatgcaacaacagcagcagcatcaGGCTCAACCAGGAATGGGAATGAGTGCGCAAATGCCGCGACAGCCAGGCGTGATTGGGCCGGTTGGACAGGTCGGGCCGCAACCCAATATGCAGAAGCACGCTCTTCAGCAGCTGATGCAGACCCTCAGGAGTCCACAGTCTACTGAACAGCAGGCGCAAATACTTCAAATACTCAAGAGCAATCCGCCGTTGATGGCTGCGTTTATTAAGCAACGG GCACTTGTCCATCAGCAACAACCTGGTCAGCATGGCGGGGGAGTCGGCGGTCCATTGGGTCCTAATCAACcccaacaacaacaacaacctGGTTTGCAGCATATGATGTCCCAACAGCAACagccgcagcagcagcagcagcaacagcaaccgCAGCAGCAGGGCAGATTGCAGATACAGACGATGCTGACGCCGCAggcgcagcagcagcagcagccggtGCAGCAACAGACGCAATGGTACAAGCAGCAGATGCTGGTGCAGCAGATGCAGAGGCAACAACAGGCccaacagcaacagcagcagcagcagcagcagcagcaacaacagcagcagcagcagcagcagcagcagcagcagcagcagcagcagcagcaacagcagcagcagcagcagcagccatTCACTCAACCGCCGGCGCCGCCGTATGGTCAACAACGACCGATACGGCCGTCGCTTCTCGGTAATTACATTCCTCGTAATTCCGTAGAGGGGCACGTATTACGAAGCATCTTGTCGAAGCAACAGCGCTTACAAAACTCCTTCCCAGGTTATGGCGGTTTCAACGAGCAAGGCTATGGTCAGCCGGGTCTGAAACCCACGCCACCGCCTGTACCCTCGCCGCAAGGCGTCATGGGCCCACCTGGGATCTCGGTGCAGCAACAACTGATGCAATCGGTCCGTTCGCCGCCGCCCATCCGTTCTCCACAGCCCAACCCCTCACCGCGGCCTGTTCCCTCTCCTCGTAATCAGCCGGTACCGTCGCCGCGGTCGGGTCCGGTGCCGTCGCCGCACCACCATCCGCCCCACGGCACACCCACACATTCGCCGGCACACGAGCTCGGTGGCGGTCCTAGCGAGATGATGCTCTCGCAACTAAGCGGTGGTGCTGGTGCACCCACTGGCCATCCCGCGGCCATGCCCCACCATCCCTCGCCAGCGCCGGCGCCCACGAACGGTGGTGCGGACGCTAACGAGGTGACGCCGATGACGCCACAGGATCAACTCTCCAAATTCGTCGAGGGGTTGTAG